The Bosea sp. 685 DNA window CTCGCGACCGGACAATCTCTGACCCAGCCGATCAACACCCGGCTCGGCGAGGCTGCGCTGCGCATCAAGGAGGCGAGCGGCGGCCGGATGGAGATCCGTTTCTTCCCCGCCTCGCAGCTCGGCTCCGATACCGATCTGCTGACGCAGATCAGGAGCGGCGGCGTCGATTTTCTCAACATTGCCGGCTCGGTGCTCTCCACCGTCGCACCGCTTGCGGGCATCGCCAATGTCGGCTTCGCTTTCGCCGATTACGGCCAGGTCTGGAAGGCGATGGATGGCGATCTCGGCAAGCTGATCGCCACGCAGATCGAGAAGACCGGCGCGCTCGTCGTCGCCAAACCGGCCGACAACACCTTCCGGCAGATCACCTCCTCGGCCAAGCCGATCAAGACGCCGGCAGACCTCGCCGGCTACCGTATCCGCGTGCCGGTCTCGCCGATCTTCACCTCGCTGTTCAAATCCCTCGGCGCCAGCCCGACCTCGATCAACTTCAACGAGCTCTACACGGCGCTGCAGACCCGCCTCGTCGACGGCCAGGAAAACGGGCTCGTCACCATCGAGGCCGGCAAGATCTACGAGGTCCAGAAATACGTTTCCGAGACCAACCATATCTGGGATCCGTTCTTCATCCTCGGTAATCGACGCTCGATGAGCGCCCTGCCCGATGATCTGAAGGCGATCGTCAAGCGCGAACTCGACCGCGCCGCGCTGGAGCAGCGCGACGACACGACCAAGCTCAACACCACGCTGAAGGACCAGCTCATCGCCAAGGGCCTGACCTTCGAGGCCGCCGACAAGGAGGCTTTCCGCAAGGGCCTCAGCGCGGCCGGCTTCTACAAGGAGTGGCGCGGCAAGTTCGGCGAGGATAACTGGAAGGCGCTCGAGGCCGTGGTCGGGGCGCTGGCATGAGCGCGGCGATCGGCGATCCGCATAATATGGTCGCACTCAACCCGGGGCGCAGCTCCGGGTTGATCGGGAGGATCGAGCGCGGCTTGCGCCTGCTCGTCGAAATCCCTGCCGCGGCGGTCGTCGTCGCCGAGGTGGTGATCCTGTTCCTGGGGATTCTCGCCCGCACCTTCCACCAGCCGCTGATCTGGTCGGACGAACTGGCCTCGATCCTGTTCCTCTGGCTCGCCATGCTGGGCAGCACGATTGCCGTCCAGCGCACATCGCATATGCGATTGACCTTCTTCGTCTCGTTCCTCTCGCCGCGCGCCGAGGCCTGGGCGGCAACGCTTGCGGCCGGGGGCGTCGCGATCTTCCTTGCCCTGATCCTGCATCCGACCTGGGAGTATATGGAGGATCAGTCCTTTGTTGAGACGCCCGCACTCGGCTGGCCCGGCACCATCCGCGCCGCCGCCATTCCGGTGGGCTGCCTGATCGCGCTGGTCAGCGTGCTCTTGAGCCTGGCGCGGCATTCATGGCGCGATGTGCTCTCGGTCGCGGCGCTGTATGCGCTGATCGCCGGTGCGCTTTATCTCATCGGCCCCTCGCTGAAGGGGCTCGGCAACTGGAACCTGCTGATCTTCTTCGTCGGGCTGCTCGGCCTTGCCGTCATGGCGGGCGTGCCGATCGCTTTTTCCTTCTGCCTGGCAACGGCAGCCTTCCTGCTGATCACGACGCGGACGCCGCTGCTGGTCGTGGTCGGGCGCATCGATGAGGGCATGAGCTCGCTGATCCTGCTCGCCGTGCCGCTCTTCGTCTTGCTCGGGCAACTGGTCGAGGCGACCGGCATGGCGCGCGTCATGGTCGCGTTTCTCGCCTCAGTGCTCGGCCATGTCCGGGGCGGCATGTCCTATGTCATGCTGGGGGCGATGCTGCTGGTCTCGGGCATTTCAGGCTCGAAGACCGCCGATATGGCGGCGATCGCCCCGGTGCTGTTTCCGGAGATGCGCAAGCGCGGCATGAAGGATGGCGAGCTCGTCTCGCTGCTCGCCGCGTCGGGCGCGATGAGCGAGACGATCCCGCCCTCGATCGTGCTGATCGCGATCGCCTCGGTCACCGGTGTCTCGATCGCGGCGCTGTTCACCGCCGGCATCCTGCCGGCGCTGGTGCTGGCCTTGGTGCTGGCGCTGGTGGCGCGCTATCGCGCCGGAAAAGAGGAGGATGCCAGCATCAAGATCGAGCGTGCGCCGATGTCGCTCGTGGCCAAGACGCTCTGGATCGCGATCCCGGCGCTGATCCTGCCCTTCCTGATCCGCAGCGCGGTGGTCGAGGGCGTCGCGACCGCCACCGAGGTCTCGACCATCGGCATCGCCTACAGCCTCGTGCTCGGGCTCCTGATCTATCGCGGCGGGCTGGTTTGGAAGAACGCCCTGCCGATGCTGGTGCAGACGGCCTCGCTCTCGGGCGCGATCCTGTTCATCGTCGGCGCAGCCAGCGCCATGGCCTGGGCGCTTGCCCAGTCGGGTTTCTCACACGAACTGGCAGCGCGCATGGCAAACGTGCCGGGCGGCGCCAATGGCTTCCTGCTGATCTCGGTGATCGCCTTCATCGTGCTCGGCAGCGTGCTGGAGGGCATTCCGGCGATCGTGCTGTTCGGGCCGCTGCTGTTCCCGATCGCCAAGCAGTTCGGCATCCACGAGGTGCATTACAGCATGGTCGTCATCCTCGCGATGGGGCTCGGGCTGTTCGCGCCGCCCTTCGGGCTTTGCTATTACGCCGCCTGCATCATTGGCGACGTGCCGCCCGATGCCGGCATGCGCCGCATCTGGATCTACCTGGCCTGGCTCTTCCTGGGCCTGCTGCTGATCACCTTCATCCCGTGGATCTCGATCGGGTTTCTGTGATGGACGGGCCGGCGCTCTTGCATTCCGCTTATTCTGACGCAATATAGCGTCAGAATAAGCGGAGCAAGGAGAGAGCATCATGGGTCTTGCTCAGTACGCGGATGACGGCATTTTTGCTCCTCGCAAAATCGCCGACGTTTTCCGCACCACCAGCGAAGAGGTCGCCCGTACCGCTGGTCTCGGCAAGGACGCCGTCCAGCGCCGCGACCGGGTTCAATCGGACCGGACGCAAAGCCGGCTGCGCGAGATGATCGAGGTGATCAACAAAGTTGAGCCGCGCTTTGGCTCAGCGCTGATCGCCTATGCCTGGTATCGTTCGGAACCGCTGTCCGGGTTTTCCGGCCAGACCGCGATGCAGCTTGTGCGCGCGGGTCGTGCCGAAGATGTTCTCGACTATGTCGACGCGGTGGATGCGGGCGTGCACGCCTGACGATGGCGCTCAACTACCAGGGGAAGCTCTATCGCGCGCTCAATCCGCTTTATGCGCGCGAACCGCTATCCGGTCGTGGAGCTGCATTATATGGCGGACGGTTCAATCCAAAGGGCGTGCCGGCGCTTTATACCTCGTTGTCTATTATGACAGCGTTGCGCGAGGCCAACCAAGTCGGGAGCCTCCAACCGACCACGCTCGTTTCCTATGAAGCGGCGATCGAGCAGATCTTCGACACGCGCGATACCCTAGCAATCGCTGCAGAGGGTATCGACGCCGATCTGCTCGCAGCGCCAAGCTGGCGCGACGAGGCGAAGGCGAACGGCAAATCTCGAACGCAGTCCTTCGCGCAG harbors:
- a CDS encoding TRAP transporter substrate-binding protein; protein product: MPDHHKPSSAPASSQRVTLSRRSLLAGAAAIPLVVIRTGPARAAEFEYKLATGQSLTQPINTRLGEAALRIKEASGGRMEIRFFPASQLGSDTDLLTQIRSGGVDFLNIAGSVLSTVAPLAGIANVGFAFADYGQVWKAMDGDLGKLIATQIEKTGALVVAKPADNTFRQITSSAKPIKTPADLAGYRIRVPVSPIFTSLFKSLGASPTSINFNELYTALQTRLVDGQENGLVTIEAGKIYEVQKYVSETNHIWDPFFILGNRRSMSALPDDLKAIVKRELDRAALEQRDDTTKLNTTLKDQLIAKGLTFEAADKEAFRKGLSAAGFYKEWRGKFGEDNWKALEAVVGALA
- a CDS encoding TRAP transporter large permease subunit; this translates as MSAAIGDPHNMVALNPGRSSGLIGRIERGLRLLVEIPAAAVVVAEVVILFLGILARTFHQPLIWSDELASILFLWLAMLGSTIAVQRTSHMRLTFFVSFLSPRAEAWAATLAAGGVAIFLALILHPTWEYMEDQSFVETPALGWPGTIRAAAIPVGCLIALVSVLLSLARHSWRDVLSVAALYALIAGALYLIGPSLKGLGNWNLLIFFVGLLGLAVMAGVPIAFSFCLATAAFLLITTRTPLLVVVGRIDEGMSSLILLAVPLFVLLGQLVEATGMARVMVAFLASVLGHVRGGMSYVMLGAMLLVSGISGSKTADMAAIAPVLFPEMRKRGMKDGELVSLLAASGAMSETIPPSIVLIAIASVTGVSIAALFTAGILPALVLALVLALVARYRAGKEEDASIKIERAPMSLVAKTLWIAIPALILPFLIRSAVVEGVATATEVSTIGIAYSLVLGLLIYRGGLVWKNALPMLVQTASLSGAILFIVGAASAMAWALAQSGFSHELAARMANVPGGANGFLLISVIAFIVLGSVLEGIPAIVLFGPLLFPIAKQFGIHEVHYSMVVILAMGLGLFAPPFGLCYYAACIIGDVPPDAGMRRIWIYLAWLFLGLLLITFIPWISIGFL
- a CDS encoding antitoxin Xre/MbcA/ParS toxin-binding domain-containing protein, whose product is MGLAQYADDGIFAPRKIADVFRTTSEEVARTAGLGKDAVQRRDRVQSDRTQSRLREMIEVINKVEPRFGSALIAYAWYRSEPLSGFSGQTAMQLVRAGRAEDVLDYVDAVDAGVHA
- a CDS encoding RES family NAD+ phosphorylase; translated protein: MALNYQGKLYRALNPLYAREPLSGRGAALYGGRFNPKGVPALYTSLSIMTALREANQVGSLQPTTLVSYEAAIEQIFDTRDTLAIAAEGIDADLLAAPSWRDEAKANGKSRTQSFAQRLMAKGYRGLLVRSFAAGAGASDLNLVLWAWSDAPPARLILIDDEGRLSS